A single window of Chlamydiota bacterium DNA harbors:
- a CDS encoding four helix bundle protein encodes MTTQNLKLEKEKFKSEFKNRIKIYILKLITHIEGLPQTKIYQIVSNQLLRSGTSIGANYFEARAASSKNDFINFFTHALKSANESKFWLEILTEVNHNNVKETKFLLKEVVEIANVLASSILKPVEQV; translated from the coding sequence ATGACAACGCAAAATTTAAAATTAGAAAAAGAAAAATTCAAAAGTGAGTTTAAGAATAGAATTAAGATTTATATTCTTAAACTTATCACCCATATCGAGGGCTTACCTCAAACAAAAATCTATCAAATTGTCTCAAATCAACTTTTGCGAAGCGGTACAAGTATTGGGGCAAATTATTTTGAGGCAAGGGCTGCAAGTTCGAAAAATGATTTTATCAATTTTTTTACTCACGCCCTTAAATCCGCAAACGAATCAAAGTTTTGGTTAGAAATCCTAACCGAAGTAAACCATAACAATGTCAAGGAAACGAAGTTTCTGCTCAAAGAAGTCGTTGAAATAGCCAATGTGCTTGCATCAAGTATTTTGAAGCCGGTGGAGCAGGTTTAA